A window from Culex pipiens pallens isolate TS chromosome 3, TS_CPP_V2, whole genome shotgun sequence encodes these proteins:
- the LOC120427430 gene encoding uncharacterized protein LOC120427430, whose translation MVDAASNSSVPPFIPGDTSTVSARWKKWKRAFQIFLDVNNVTIPARKNSYLLHYVGLQVQDVFFSLRGEEAPAVPAGSDEFKETMRLLDEYFLPMKCLPLERHKFRNLAQTDDEPIENFVLRLREQGNLCEYGDHLDEEIKEQLFEKGASDDLRAKILNKPQMTLAETVEAGRAMETIEKHKTSTTVAQVPEEIHRVRSKAKKRECYRCGHRGHFANDDNCPAKDQMCKRCGLIGHFKSCCKTKKQKKKVSGKGTRHATAKHHSCDSDDSDDTEKQSGSDSDEDSVQYLFATDPIREGRAVCAVGDVPIEWVIDSGAGVNVVDRRTWEYLKQQKVRVNFQTTAAKRTVKSFTGQPVQITGMFSAEIATKVKGVEAEIYVAEDGECCLLGRRTALDLGILNIDKTVCVTRDSEAVREGSRGTSEVNWRRDLKPVSTREGGCDPYSAREKSLTKYVTFEELLAVR comes from the coding sequence ATGGTAGATGCAGCAAGCAACTCGAGTGTGCCACCTTTTATTCCCGGGGACACATCCACGGTGTCGGCCCGGTGGAAGAAGTGGAAGCGTGCCTTTCAAATCTTCCTCGACGTGAACAACGTCACGATTCCCGCCCGGAAGAATTCATACCTTCTTCACTACGTGGGACTCCAAGTGCAGGACGTGTTCTTCAGTTTGCGAGGGGAGGAAGCACCGGCAGTTCCGGCCGGCTCGGATGAATTCAAGGAGACGATGAGGCTGCTGGACGAGTACTTCCTGCCGATGAAGTGTCTTCCGCTGGAGCGGCACAAGTTCCGGAACCTGGCACAAACCGACGATGAACCCATCGAGAACTTCGTTCTTCGCCTCCGAGAACAAGGCAACCTCTGCGAGTATGGTGACCACTTGGACGAGGAAATCAAGGAACAACTTTTCGAAAAGGGTGCATCGGATGACTTGCGAGCCAAGATCCTCAACAAACCGCAAATGACACTGGCCGAAACAGTGGAAGCAGGTCGAGCGATGGAGACAATCGAGAAGCACAAGACGAGCACGACTGTGGCCCAGGTACCGGAAGAAATCCACCGAGTAAGATCCAAGGCAAAGAAACGGGAATGCTATCGATGTGGCCATCGGGGCCATTTCGCCAACGACGATAACTGCCCTGCGAAAGACCAGATGTGCAAGCGTTGCGGCTTAATCGGCCATTTCAAGAGCTGCTGCAAGACgaagaagcagaagaagaagGTGAGCGGAAAGGGTACGCGACACGCAACGGCCAAGCATCACTCTTGTGATTCGGATGACTCCGATGACACGGAGAAACAAAGCGGAAGCGATTCGGATGAGGACAGTGTGCAGTATCTCTTTGCGACTGATCCGATTAGAGAAGGAAGAGCTGTTTGCGCTGTTGGAGACGTTCCCATCGAGTGGGTGATCGATTCAGGAGCCGGCGTGAACGTCGTTGATCGTCGAACCTGGGAGTACCTGAAGCAGCAGAAGGTGCGCGTCAACTTCCAGACAACTGCAGCAAAAAGAACGGTGAAGTCGTTTACTGGGCAACCGGTACAAATCACTGGAATGTTTTCTGCGGAGATTGCTACGAAGGTAAAGGGAGTCGAAGCAGAGATCTATGTGGCGGAAGATGGTGAGTGCTGCTTGCTGGGACGAAGGACAGCGTTGGATCTTGGAATTCTCAACATCGACAAGACGGTATGTGTGACAAGAGACAGCGAGGCAGTTAGGGAAGGCAGTCG